The following are encoded in a window of Impatiens glandulifera chromosome 5, dImpGla2.1, whole genome shotgun sequence genomic DNA:
- the LOC124939581 gene encoding uncharacterized protein LOC124939581, translated as MFLMMILVLACSAEQEIKANPTELGQFVDFVKRNNLHSANFFNGLNYCVSFVTLMYETIGYAQGALTPPIGVEGAIAIGIIVYDGSLGSESQAMAAVNQFSLQLSRKNHNSH; from the exons ATGTTTCTG ATGATGATACTGGTGCTTGCTTGCAGTGCAGAACAAGAAATAAAAGCAAATCCAACTGAATTGGGGCAATTTGTTGATTTTGTCAAGCGAAATAATCTCCATTCTGCGAACTTCTTCAACGGATTAAACt ATTGTGTTTCATTTGTTACTTTGATGTATGAGACCATTGGTTATGCTCAAGGTGCGTTAACACCTCCCATCGGAGTTGAAGGTGCTATAGCAATTGGCATCATCGT GTATGATGGCTCACTTGGCTCGGAATCTCAAGCTATGGCTGCTGTGAATCAGTTCTCATTGCAGTTAAGTCGTAAGAATCATAATTCACATTAG
- the LOC124938395 gene encoding protein DETOXIFICATION 41-like isoform X2 yields the protein MGSELQEYQPLLLRFDSHVRLPDLTAAAVDEFLASKPVPTRWYPRLMAWESRLLWLLSGSSIVVSIFNYMLSFVTLTFSGHLGSLELAGASIASVGIQGLAYGIMLGMASAVQTVCGQAYGAKKKSSMGIICQRAIVLHLGAAVLLTFVYWFSGPILIAIGQSESISLSGEVFARGLIPQLYAFAISCPMQRFLQAQNIVNPLAYIAVGVFLLHILLNWVAMYVLHLGLIGAALTLSLSWWLLVILQGLYILLSPACKETWTGFSMRAFTGIWPYFKITVASAVMLCLEIWYFQGLVLISGWLTDPTVALDSISICMNYLNWDMQFMLGLSTAASIRVSNELGAGNAMVAKLSVVVVTSTSIIISIIFSAVVLSCKVGLSKLFTSDEEVIAAVSDLTPLLAISVFLNGIQPILSGVAIGSGWQGVVAYVNLATYYIIGLPIGCVLGFKTSMGVAGIWWGMIIGVILQTISLIIMTARTNWDSEVVKAASRLMQSTNGEKHSSGATNEI from the exons atggGTTCAGAGTTACAAGAATACCAGCCATTGCTGCTCCGGTTCGACTCACATGTCCGGTTACCAGACTTGACTGCAGCTGCAGTGGACGAGTTTTTGGCGTCAAAACCGGTGCCCACCCGTTGGTACCCGAGGCTCATGGCATGGGAATCAAGGCTGCTATGGCTCCTTTCCGGTTCCTCCATTGTAGTCTCCATATTTAATTACATGTTGAGTTTCGTCACACTCACATTTTCTGGCCATTTGGGTTCATTGGAGCTCGCAGGAGCTTCAATAGCAAGTGTTGGCATTCAGGGGCTGGCTTATGGCATCATG CTGGGGATGGCAAGTGCAGTTCAAACTGTTTGTGGGCAGGCCTACGGAGCAAAGAAGAAATCATCAATGGGGATCATATGCCAACGTGCCATTGTCCTGCACCTAGGTGCAGCAGTCCTTCTCACCTTCGTTTACTGGTTTTCAGGTCCCATCTTGATCGCTATCGGTCAGTCTGAAAGTATATCATTGTCGGGCGAAGTCTTTGCACGAGGACTCATCCCTCAGCTATATGCATTCGCCATTAGCTGCCCGATGCAAAGATTCCTCCAGGCACAGAATATTGTGAACCCGTTGGCTTATATTGCAGTTGGTGTTTTCTTGCTTCACATTTTACTCAATTGGGTGGCTATGTATGTTCTACACTTGGGCTTGATCGGAGCTGCCCTCACCCTCAGCCTCTCATGGTGGCTGTTGGTCATTCTTCAGGGTTTATACATCCTTCTTAGTCCGGCTTGTAAAGAAACTTGGACCGGTTTCTCCATGAGGGCCTTTACCGGGATTTGGCCATATTTCAAGATCACTGTTGCCTCAGCCGTTATGTTGTG CTTGGAGATATGGTATTTTCAAGGACTTGTTCTTATATCAGGCTGGCTCACCGACCCCACAGTTGCATTGGACTCTATCTCAATTTG CATGAATTACTTGAACTGGGATATGCAGTTCATGTTGGGATTGTCTACAGCAGCCAG TATTCGAGTGAGCAATGAGCTGGGGGCAGGAAATGCAATGGTGGCAAAGTTGTCAGTTGTAGTAGTTACCTCTACTAGTATTATTATCAGTATCATTTTCAGTGCTGTAGTCCTGAGCTGTAAGGTTGGGTTGAGTAAACTCTTCACTAGCGATGAAGAGGTCATTGCTGCTGTTTCAGACTTGACACCATTGTTGGCCATCTCTGTCTTCTTGAATGGCATTCAACCCATTCTTTCAG gtgtTGCTATTGGGAGTGGATGGCAAGGTGTAGTGGCATACGTTAATCTTGCCACTTACTACATAATCGGTCTGCCTATTGGATGCGTTCTTGGTTTCAAAACTAGCATGGGAGTGGCT GGGATTTGGTGGGGAATGATAATCGGAGTTATCTTACAGACTATCTCTTTGATAATTATGACGGCAAGAACAAATTGGGATTCTGAG GTAGTTAAAGCAGCCAGTCGATTGATGCAATCAACAAATGGTGAAAAACATAGCAGCGGTGCTACCAATGAGATATGA
- the LOC124938396 gene encoding uncharacterized protein LOC124938396, with the protein MSMGRWRSVAVIVVIISVVIALSKKYGGGELMNKDRMLELLKEMTDRLGVWAIPAYVALHTITLALCLPYAVFFEAGAALLFGFIPAVFCVFSAKILGASLSFWIGRLVFRNSRSAMEWAHRNRYFNILSNGVEQDGWKFVLLARFSPIPSYIINYALAATKVGFVLDFLLPTIMGCLPMILQNTSIGSLAGAAVASATGSKKSNFLSYFFPILGISSSIIISLRIKKYTSNMSFAAVQPPPTTSSN; encoded by the exons ATGTCAATGGGGAGATGGAGGTCTGTGGCGGTGATTGTAGTGATAATTTCAGTAGTAATTGCGTTGAGCAAGAAATATGGAGGAGGGGAGTTGATGAACAAAGATAGAATGTTAGAGTTATTGAAGGAGATGACAGATCGGCTTGGAGTGTGGGCCATACCAGCTTATGTGGCACTCCATACTATAACCCTAGCTCTATGTCTTCCTTATGCTGTTTTCTTTGAGGCTGGTGCTGCTCTTCTATTTGGTTTCATTCCTGCAGTTTTCTGTGTCTTCTCTGCCAAAATTCTTGGAGCTTCTCTATCATTTTGGATTGGaag GTTGGTATTTAGAAACTCGAGATCTGCTATGGAATGGGCTCATAGAAACAGATACTTTAACATACTTTCGAATGGTGTTGAACAAGATGGATGGAAATTTGTTCTTCTTGCTCGATTCTCTCCTATACCGTCTTATATAATAAACTACGCATTGGCAGCGACAAAAGTAGGGTTTGTTTTGGATTTCCTTCTGCCTACAATCATGGGTTGTCTCCCAATGATATTACAGAATACATCCATTGGAAGTCTTGCTGGAGCTGCTGTTGCTTCGGCAACTGGTTCAAAAAAGTCCAATTTTTTGTCTTACTTTTTTCCCATTCTTGGAATTTCATCAAGTATTATCATCTCCTTGAGGATCAAGAAATATACTTCCAATATGTCATTTGCTGCTGTACAACCACCACCCACCACTTCTagtaattaa
- the LOC124938397 gene encoding uncharacterized protein LOC124938397 yields MDWIYVHKNWDKWASNHVGSPDLPLKAALLINYDPSGPSRLLSTIAEQEGIRANPIELGQFVDFVKRNNLQSESFFIGLNQYIVTSIYDHWFCARCVNTSHPIGEGAIVMHIASYLLVALYDGSLGSASQAMAAVNQFSLQLSRKNHNTH; encoded by the exons ATGGACTGGATATATGTGCACAAAAATTGGGACAAATGGGCGTCTAACCATGTGGGTTCTCCTG ATCTACCACTGAAGGCTGCTCTGTTGATCAACTATGATCCATCTGGACCCTCTCGTTTATTATCTACAAT TGCAGAACAAGAAGGAATAAGAGCAAATCCAATTGAATTAGGGCAATTTGTTGATTTTGTCAAGCGaaataatcttcaatctgaGAGCTTCTTCATCGGATTAAACCAAT ATATTGTTACTTCGATATATGACCATTGGTTCTGCGCAAGGTGTGTTAACACCTCCCATCCGATTGGTGAAGGTGCTATAGTAATGCATATAGCATCATATCTTCTAGTGGCTCT GTATGATGGCTCACTTGGCTCTGCATCTCAAGCTATGGCTGCTGTTAATCAGTTCTCATTGCAGTTAAGTCGAAAAAATCATAATACTCATTAG
- the LOC124938395 gene encoding protein DETOXIFICATION 41-like isoform X1, with product MGSELQEYQPLLLRFDSHVRLPDLTAAAVDEFLASKPVPTRWYPRLMAWESRLLWLLSGSSIVVSIFNYMLSFVTLTFSGHLGSLELAGASIASVGIQGLAYGIMLGMASAVQTVCGQAYGAKKKSSMGIICQRAIVLHLGAAVLLTFVYWFSGPILIAIGQSESISLSGEVFARGLIPQLYAFAISCPMQRFLQAQNIVNPLAYIAVGVFLLHILLNWVAMYVLHLGLIGAALTLSLSWWLLVILQGLYILLSPACKETWTGFSMRAFTGIWPYFKITVASAVMLCLEIWYFQGLVLISGWLTDPTVALDSISICMNYLNWDMQFMLGLSTAASIRVSNELGAGNAMVAKLSVVVVTSTSIIISIIFSAVVLSCKVGLSKLFTSDEEVIAAVSDLTPLLAISVFLNGIQPILSGVAIGSGWQGVVAYVNLATYYIIGLPIGCVLGFKTSMGVAGIWWGMIIGVILQTISLIIMTARTNWDSEVVKAVSRLKQSTNVEEDSSSAIDEI from the exons atggGTTCAGAGTTACAAGAATACCAGCCATTGCTGCTCCGGTTCGACTCACATGTCCGGTTACCAGACTTGACTGCAGCTGCAGTGGACGAGTTTTTGGCGTCAAAACCGGTGCCCACCCGTTGGTACCCGAGGCTCATGGCATGGGAATCAAGGCTGCTATGGCTCCTTTCCGGTTCCTCCATTGTAGTCTCCATATTTAATTACATGTTGAGTTTCGTCACACTCACATTTTCTGGCCATTTGGGTTCATTGGAGCTCGCAGGAGCTTCAATAGCAAGTGTTGGCATTCAGGGGCTGGCTTATGGCATCATG CTGGGGATGGCAAGTGCAGTTCAAACTGTTTGTGGGCAGGCCTACGGAGCAAAGAAGAAATCATCAATGGGGATCATATGCCAACGTGCCATTGTCCTGCACCTAGGTGCAGCAGTCCTTCTCACCTTCGTTTACTGGTTTTCAGGTCCCATCTTGATCGCTATCGGTCAGTCTGAAAGTATATCATTGTCGGGCGAAGTCTTTGCACGAGGACTCATCCCTCAGCTATATGCATTCGCCATTAGCTGCCCGATGCAAAGATTCCTCCAGGCACAGAATATTGTGAACCCGTTGGCTTATATTGCAGTTGGTGTTTTCTTGCTTCACATTTTACTCAATTGGGTGGCTATGTATGTTCTACACTTGGGCTTGATCGGAGCTGCCCTCACCCTCAGCCTCTCATGGTGGCTGTTGGTCATTCTTCAGGGTTTATACATCCTTCTTAGTCCGGCTTGTAAAGAAACTTGGACCGGTTTCTCCATGAGGGCCTTTACCGGGATTTGGCCATATTTCAAGATCACTGTTGCCTCAGCCGTTATGTTGTG CTTGGAGATATGGTATTTTCAAGGACTTGTTCTTATATCAGGCTGGCTCACCGACCCCACAGTTGCATTGGACTCTATCTCAATTTG CATGAATTACTTGAACTGGGATATGCAGTTCATGTTGGGATTGTCTACAGCAGCCAG TATTCGAGTGAGCAATGAGCTGGGGGCAGGAAATGCAATGGTGGCAAAGTTGTCAGTTGTAGTAGTTACCTCTACTAGTATTATTATCAGTATCATTTTCAGTGCTGTAGTCCTGAGCTGTAAGGTTGGGTTGAGTAAACTCTTCACTAGCGATGAAGAGGTCATTGCTGCTGTTTCAGACTTGACACCATTGTTGGCCATCTCTGTCTTCTTGAATGGCATTCAACCCATTCTTTCAG gtgtTGCTATTGGGAGTGGATGGCAAGGTGTAGTGGCATACGTTAATCTTGCCACTTACTACATAATCGGTCTGCCTATTGGATGCGTTCTTGGTTTCAAAACTAGCATGGGAGTGGCT GGGATTTGGTGGGGAATGATAATCGGAGTTATCTTACAGACTATCTCTTTGATAATTATGACGGCAAGAACAAATTGGGATTCTGAG GTAGTTAAAGCAGTCAGTCGATTGAAGCAATCAACAAATGTGGAAGAAGATAGCAGCAGTGCTATCGATGAGATATGA
- the LOC124938583 gene encoding membrane-associated progesterone-binding protein 4 encodes MPRPLLFFCKIGKKVKLTAMALWVSPFLAVAASAVMVALLYRFLPAFDNPLRPTSPLPPTPRLFTAQELSIYNGSDDKLPILLGILGSVFDVTKGKSHYGPGGGYSHFSGRDASRAFVSGNFTGEGLTDSLQGLSSSDVKSIVDWRDFYIRTYIFVGKLVGRYYDSQGNSTKHLKGVEAKAARGAQLMEKQKAEEANLPSCNSRWSQDEGSEVWCDNGYPRLVQRPTEIALTGKMSKRCACFNETELDQPRLEVYQGCEYLSNRCKVV; translated from the exons ATGCCAAGACCTCTGCTTTTCTTCTGCAAAATAGGAAAGAAGGTCAAACTGACAGCAATGGCGTTGTGGGTTTCACCTTTTCTGGCCGTCGCAGCTTCAGCCGTCATGGTTGCTTTGCTTTACAGATTTCTTCCTGCTTTCGATAACCCATTGAGACCCACATCTCCTCTTCCTCCAACTCCG CGGTTGTTCACTGCTCAAGAATTGTCAATCTACAATGGTAGTGATGATAAATTACCCATCCTTTTGGGGATTCTTGG GTCTGTGTTTGATGTAACGAAAGGTAAAAGCCACTATGGTCCAGGAGGAGGCTACAGCCATTTTTCTGGAAG AGATGCTTCACGCGCATTTGTTTCAGGAAATTTTACTG GAGAAGGTCTGACTGATTCATTGCAAGGATTATCCAGTTCTGATGTAAAAAGCATTGTTGATTGGCGAGATTTCTACATCAGAACATACAT ATTTGTTGGGAAGCTAGTGGGTCGCTATTATGACAGTCAAGGGAATAGTACAAAGCATTTGAAAGGTGTTGAAGCTAAGGCTGCTAGAGGTGCACAACTGATGGAAAAACAAAAAGCTGAAGAAGCCAATCTTCCAAGCTGCAATTCCAGATGGAGTCAGGACGAAGGATCTGAG gttTGGTGTGACAATGGATATCCAAGACTAGTTCAAAGACCGACTGAAATAGCATTGACTGGGAAGATGAGCAAACGTTGCGCTTGCTTCAACGAAACAGAGCTTGACCAACCCCGGTTGGAAGTTTATCAGGGATGTGAATATCTATCCAACCGATGCAAAGTAGTCTAG